ACCTCGGGATCAAAAAGCTTCTTCTTCTCTCGCTCAGGAGAAGAGGGAGACCGCTTCTTCTTCGTCTTAGAAGGCTCAAGAGACTTcaactcctcttcttcttctctcgcTCGGGAGAAGATGGAGTGCGTCTTTTCTTCGATTTTGAAGGCTTAGAGACTTCCTTCGCTTCCGTTCGGTCCTTTTTATCCTCTACGAGGGAGAAGAGGATAGATGTCAGAGCCAAAAACACCGCCTTAAGGAAAAGAAGAGaaatagaaccaaaaaaaagttGTTATTACCTGAGCCTCGGGAGCAGGAACCGCCAATGCAACAGGTCAAGATGACGCCTGAGTCGGAAGCGCAGTAACATTCACTTCAGGACCCTGAAAAGAAGGAGGAGAGACTTTAGTCTCTGACTCAGACGTCCAAGAATAATTCAAAGATGAAGAGCTTGAGCGTGAAAAAAAGCATACCGGATCATAAGTTGTGACCAACTAACGAATCACAGTTGTCATAACAGAGGATCCAAAGGCCCTCTAGGTATCCACGGGTCGTAATCTTTGTTCACCCGAGAAAGAAGGTTGGCAGACAATTAGTGTTGATTGGGCTTCAGATTTCGAGGCTGGTCCTGATTGAACTTGTACTCGGGGGCAGAGTTGAAGACCTCTAAGAGATCGTGGGAAATCCCAAGTGTTGGTTAGCCGATCTCTAACAATCCAGTCTCTGCAtgcaaacaaaagaaaagaaattattgaaagGAGATAAAGGAGATCAAACTGCAGTCTCAGCCCAAGAAAATCTCACCCTTATCATATATGCGACTGAGACCGGCAACGGTGAGGAAGATCTCTCGGCATATGTAATGCATGTTCAGTTGCCAGTATTCGGGAACCGGAAGTTTTCCTACAACCCTTGCAGCTGCCAGGAACAAAGCTACGTGGTTGACATAATAATCTTGTGTTTGGTCAGGGAATCTACGAACCGAACTCATCTCAGGGTCGGACCTAACAATCCACTTCAGAGGTTTGTAATAGTTATGATGCCTATGATCCCCAGCCAGTCTAACATTCAACCAACCCTCTTTGTAATCCTTATCCTAGGATATATAAGGATGCACAATGTATCCCGATTGGCCCTTCATTGGTCTTCGATTCACGTTAGACCACCAGGAAGGGCCCTCATTCGAGACAACAACTACATTCTTCTACAACTCATGAAGATCCGTAAAAATGGCCACATCGAGAGGGAAATTCAGGAAATCAAAGACCCAATGGAAACCGATGATGTGGTGCATTGACTTCGGAGTTAACTGCACCAAAGAAATATTATACCCTATTAGAACATCATAGACGAACTCGTCCAAAGAGAATCGAAGTCCATACTCGAAATTGTGAGCATACACAGCGATATGCTCCCTCGGGGGCACAATCACTCTGGAAACTAGTGACACCGACAGCTACCAATACCCCATAGAGGATTGAATGTCATGCAGATCTTCGGCTACTCGATGATAGTGCCCTGCAACAACCAACCTAAACCATTCGGGATTAGGCGATAATTTTCAATGGTATGCCGACATCATCTGTCTGATGCATATAAGGTGTCAAATGAGTGTTGGGATCATCCTACTCGTGGAACCGAGGGTGAAAGCGACGAATGGGTATATAGACATCTACCAACCGACCAGAGGAACTGGCCCCTTGGCCAGACTTAGTACGTCACCCTACTTCAAAGATATGCCCTCGGCAACTCCACTCCCTAAAGCCTCAGGGGCAGAGGATCCTGAAACTCTTGGAGGACGCGACAACGGAACCTCCATCTCTTCTCCCTCACCAGAGTCGGTCATAACAACTTTCGATTTTCCTTTCTCTCGAGCTATCCCCAATATCCTAAATCTAGGATTTACAGGGTGGAGTTGaaggaaaataaagaaaagcGAACAAGAAACAAATCAAATACCTTCTCGTGATGCGGAATTCGCCGACAAGCCGAATGTAAACAGAACTGAAGATAGACCTGAAGAAACAAAGTCGCAACAATAGAAAAACCAAATTGCAGAATTTGAGAGATTTCTGGAGAAATGACGGAGAAGAAAAAATTGAAACGAAGAAATATACTATGTACTTATAGAGGTCCAGCCTCAAAACTCAAGATCTACACTTAACCGTTTATCGCTCGGTAACCAAAGTCGAAGTGACAACCCATCAAAGCAGGACATGTACTAGATATGTGTCGACCATCGagttaaaaattcaaaataaagCGAAGAAATGCGGTCTTTTGGCTCCAAAGCTTGTCAGTTGGATCGAAACCCATCCGTTCAAAATTCTAAATGGACTACGTCTGGGGGGACATGTTGTTTGGGTACCCTATTAGCTCTCAATTGAGCCTATTTCTCAAAAACCCACCTGGCTAATACAGTATATATCATATCCCTCTCAAGGTTATAAACCTCTCaagcggcccaaggcccagtaTAATATAAGTCTGGAAGCATTTATtatacaaacactataaatatatCGCCCTAGTGCACATACTAAGGTACGCTCATTTATTGGCTTCGCACACACTATAACCTAGAGAACTCTCTTTACTCCCGAACTaagtacttacttaggcatcgaaaTGGCTTTTCTCGGAACACCCCTGAAGCTAGCTCATGTACTTGTGTGCATGTTTTCTTGAGGTACAACACTCTCAAAACCAAGCTAGATCTTCCACTTCTACGAAAAGCCTCGATCTGAAGCACATTGTTTCATACCCGAAACAACAGGTATACaaccaaaattaatatttaacatGAACAGATACAATACTTTCAACATTTTGGAGGCTAATACTCTAATAAGGGCGTCTCGGAATAAGTTTACTACTAAGAAACAATTCAAGTAATTCGAAGACAAAATGTGCCACTCGTCCTATACTTGTTTACTTATTTAGATTTAATTTGTTCTTGTGTCCATACTCAAttattattacggagtactccatattatttattatatacggagtacagtAAATTTATTAGATTTATAACTCATTATAAATGTTATACAAAGTATTAATGCTCAGATAACATTTTTTAtgatgaaaaaaaaatacaatagcataatttcttttcttctaaATCCAAAAGACCGATTTGTCACGAGGGACCAccaaaaataatttcatttgTATGGGAGCCTATATGAATGAAAAGATGGCTAATAGGCTATTTATATATGGAGTATCTACCAAGTATAACTTGCAATCAATCAAGTtggttttaaataaattaaattaaacaataCAAATATACAATTAGTGGTATGGTCGTAGGATATATCATTCCTTCCATTATTATAAAATCAAACTTAAATTTCCTTTGTCTTTTTATaagtttatattattattatgtgtAAAGACTAAAGAACCAGCATCCAGTGCTTTTTACTCCTCTAATTGcaattttagtttcttaaacCAAGAAATCAAGACAGACTACGTGACATGTCATTCAGCTCCTATTCAATTAGTAGTTTAGCACACTATTAAAAATGGTATAACATTTGACATTTAGTAAGTGATAGACAGTCTGATATAAACTAGTTGGATAACTAAAATTAGTGTACTTATATCTAATCTAGTATAtttcttttaatatatttaaccATTTGACCAAACATTATTGGTATACTCCATAATTGTTAATAGTTAATTACATGTGACATCTCGACTTTAAGAGAAAGGTAAACCATAATTTGTATCCAATTCATTTTTGAATTAATACTTTTAAGAAGATCGGGAGCTAATGCCGTTAAAGCTGTTGTTCACAAGATCAAGCAGGTGGACTTAAACACCAAGAATCAGAAAAAGACAAAGGGAGATGATTGAAGGTGCAGACACAAGGTATATTCTGCCTTTTATATTTTAATCACAAATTAAGCAACTTATTTTGGGGTGCGCAAAGAGAAGCGCCCTTTCGAGACAGATCTTTGTAAAGGTCAACCTGTTAGCAGACGCTTGTTGTGCTTCCAGTGAATAGCTATGGAAGCCCATAGAGATCAAGGAAGTGCTAACATGGGTTACTGGTACAGAATACTAACAGAAAGAATCAATCACACGAAACAACCGATAGAGAGACGCCTAAATCATTTGAGGTCCCTTCAATGTACATACGATAAGTCTCGATTTCTTGTTGAGGACCCATTGAATTATGGGTTGAATAATGGTGGTCACTAACATCGTCACGCATTGTGAAGATTATTTCTCTAAGCACGGGTTCATGGCCATTAAGAAGATTACCCATGCTTAAAACTTTTCTCCATGACTGGTTAGAAGTAGGCGGTATAAATAGATCTGCCACAACATTTCTTTCGTCAATCCATACTTGCTGTCTCTGGTCAAATTCCTGAAGAGATATACAATGTTAGATCACAATAACTACAGTAATCAACATGAGAATACCGCAGAACCTGCCTGCTAAAAGTAAGCAATATATAGGTGATCAATTTTACATGGATGTCCCATGTGAATGTCCATGTTGATGCATCTATACAAACAATTTTGCACTTTTCTCAAATAACCCTAATTAACACCTACATACACCTGCCTTTAGATGGTACAATAGGCATACAAAATCCATTCAGAAAGACGGACAAGAGCGTGGAAGATTTCAGGTAAAAACTACACTCATTAGCCACTACCTTTTCTTCAACTAATGACCTAGGCATTCAAGCAAACACCGCATTTACCAGATGGATAGCAGCTAATCTAAAAGACTGAACCCAGAAGCATATGCAAGGCAAACATAAAGGTATTACTGTGAACACAAGTACTGTTGCACCCAAGATTCGGATAATAGGCTAGCTCTAGTCAAATTTACCTTGTGAAAGTCGACTTCCACTCCACTGTTACCCAGTCTGGGAAGGTAGAAGTTATAGTAATCATTAAATATTGCTTGAAAAAGCCGTGGTGCTAGAATGAACTTTCGATGAAGGGAAACAGCTAGAATTGTCAATCTCTCTACATGTTCAAATATGACACACGTCCGTTTGAGATCTTCAAAAATGTCACTATCCTGAGATAGTTGATTTGCTGCAAGCCAAGCAATTCAATAATGATCTTCGATTCTGATGATCACAAGCAAGAAAAAGAACTTATTTCACAATTACCTTGCAGAGGCCTCAGCATAGATGCCATGGTAAGGTAAAACTGATCGAGTTTGCTCTTCATTTGATTCAAATCACCAAAGCTTGCTTGGTTTAGGGTATCAGCTGATGCTCTGAATGCTGTACAAATCATCTGCTCAAGCAGTTGGTGTGGTCGCAATGTCTCCAAGTAATGAAGAATCTACAAATGTCAGCAATTTTATTCAAAATCTAGTAATTACGACGAAAGCATGATAATATTAAACCGTATGTATTAAGGATATACATCTGAAAGACTGAAATCAATAATGCAATATTGGAAATAAGAGAATTGTAACGGATCTCTAGGTCAAGTTCCCTATCTCTGAATGGGAGGCCTATGCTTTCAGTCCATACTAGATGAAGTATATTTCTTCTAATCAAGGAAGTGTCATgtaacaaaattaaatggaagaaTATCAAAACCAAACAGTACCTTTTCTCCCTCTCGATTTGGGTCCAAAAGTGATTTCTGCTCATAAGCTGCCAAAGCAGGCGCATCATTCCAAAGTTTCCGCCAAAAATTCCCGTGGTCAGACATTCTCTTTGAGAGTCGTCCCCTTGGAGGCCAATCACCACTCAACCGAGTTCCTGATTCTTTTTCGTCACTGCCTTCACTTACCCAATCTCCTGGTGAATGCCACCGAATAAAGTCCTCAAACACAGCATCTGGATTTGCTGCTTTAAAAGCTGACATGTCTGTTTAACAGAAATaattatcatgatttgttagcAGGACAAAATTCCGATAACTTGCAACTTGGTGAAAAGCAAGAGCCAAATGAATCTAGCTAGACTTGGGCGAATGACCATTTTCCATGAAAATTTCAGCAATGGACCCATTTAGAGGGATACTGCCGACTTTGGAGTAAACATAGCAGGCACTCAACCAAGACTTGTGAATCATTAAATTTTCAGCACTGTGCACCATATTCTATCATGGGGTTCTTGGAAAGAGAAATTCTAGCTAGAAATCCTTGTtttcatttgattttcatgaataTTCCAGCAACAAAGCCACCGAGGGGATAATGCACACTCTATCGGCGTGTAGCAGACAGTCAAGACTCATGTATCATTAAAATTTCAGCATTGTACACTGTATCTTGTCATGGAGTTCTTGGAATAAAAAAATCTAGCTCGATATCCTTTCATTTGGTTTTGATGGTATGACTTTGTGAGAAAAGAATGATAAAAGTAAGCATAAAAAGAGTCTTAGTTTTCCTTCTCCATAAGATCCTATCTCTAAAAATTCAAAGAGCCACCttgaacaaaaaaattataGCAGCAGATGACTCCTCTATGTGATCATATATATTTTCTACAATATAATGTCAAGGTAAgggaagagaagaagaagaagaaggttaGGAGAGGTGAGCGCAAAACAAATTCCTTTGGAAAACAAAGAGTATGAGGGGAGGGAAAGTTGCTTGAGGTTTATTGCTCCAACTTCGATAACCCCTTCGAAGCTCCTTTTACAATCTCCTTGCCACCGGTAACGCTGCCGACATGACCCCCATTGTTACGAGAAGCCTGGGTACTGCTAAAGACTTTCAGTGACCATGGGACTACGTCCCTCCAAACTGCTGGTGTTTATTGTATAGAGATTGCTGACTTCCTTCGCCGTAGCCGTTGCCATAGAGGTTCCTTCATCCGTTGCCATAGAGGTTCCTCCATCATTGCcgagaaataaaacaaatacaGAGGATGACAAATTGGAGGAAAGGGAAAGAgggatttgaaatttttgaattgAACCAGGATAGATAAATGTTAAGAGGAGAACAAGAAATTAGTAAGGGTAAAGCGTCTTTTCATATAATTAAGCCTTGTGTTTTCAAAAAAACCGCCTATGCTTTTTTTCGAGAACCTTCTACATTTCAAGGGATAGAaaacctaagaaaacttgggatagaattgcaaggggtaggggaagacctaagaaaacttggaggaaggtgatttagcacgatatgagctttcttgggattgaagaaaatatggcgttggataggacagagtggagggagagaatatacattgatgacttcatttgacttacaCAACTTCAATGTTTCTGATTCtctttatttgtatttttatttttattttacttttattttatttttaaaattctttcaatttttttttttaattttttaatttcacatgctattttgaaatgcacttattttacttattcatttattttaaattttacttatttttattatctcttacaatatttcttctattatatatatatatacattttttctcatcctactttcattaatttctctttctcttcctttttttttctttttacttcctgctcttttatggtttgattggtgacaatgacgatctcctacgacgattcatgttagccgaccccaaatcattttgggactaaggctttgttgttgttgttgttgttgttgttgttgttgttgttgttgttgttgttgttgttgtaaccTTCTACATTTCAAGCAGAAAGGATTTTGTAACTCACCTCACCCCTCTTTTGCTTCTTTCTAACTTAAAACGAAGTTTAATCAAATATACCCCCTCTTCTCTCAAATACTCTTTCAATTGTTAAATTTCATCGAAATTTCGGTTGTTTGTCTCTTGAAATTCGTACATGCATGAGTGATGCGTTGTAATTTTCCCCAATTTGTGTTTGATTGATAACAAAATCGTCTGATTTAATCAGTTTTAAGCTTTGTCAGGTATTTTGATTCTAACCAAGTAATCATTTCTTGTTCATTCTCTATTTAATCTGAATTACATTAATTTAGATGCAATTAATATGAATTTAAGATCTTATTACATTCTCCCCATAATCATAAAAAAGGAAGAGGAAAAGGGTCAACTAATTTCGATTTGCggttttttcttattttccaatTTTCATAATATTATCATAGAATTATTCTTTATAAGGTAAATTTCGAATTTCCCTATCTTTTAAggagtattatttattgttgatttgcataaacCCTTAAGTTTATATATCGATTTGATGTTTTTTTCCAATTTCAAAATTGCATTTGGTGGGTTTTTGGTATTATTCTATTTTTGTGTTCTGCAAATTTTGATGATATTCCAATTTGTTGTTTAGTGTATGAAATTAGATGAAAGGTTTACAATTTGGTATAtcgacttaaaaaaaaaaaaaaaaaaaaaaagaaggttATGACTAAATTTTGCTGAATTTGGaaaattggtaatattaatccaacctttggccgattttcgtTTACTAAGCCTACATATgggatttttttaaataatccCAAATTTATGACCTACCTACTTTAATTGGGCTTAACATGTTGTAGGGTGGAAATTATGATTTTTTCCCctctttttctttatatttcctccttcctttctcttttctcctCTTTTCGTTTGCAATTTTGTTCTTCTCCTCTGCTCTCCTCTCCCTCCCACCATTTttcttctacttcttctccACCATTCTTGCTCCCTCACACCTCTTTATTTgaacttctaaaaaaaaatattactgaTTACTATGGCTAGGGTAAAGCCAGAATCCGTCGGATCTGGGTCTTCATCAAATTCAAATGGAGGAATGGTGCCCTAATTTGGATTTATAGCGTTTTTTGTGAGAATTCGAGCATAGTTGACTATTTACAATATAAGGTGGTTATCATATTTAGATCATGAGCTTGAATCGGCCGCTTTTGATCCCATCACCGAAAATATCGAATCCCGATGAAATTGTGTCGGTGCCTGCTGCCGTTGTTGATCTTACCGTTCATGAGACCATTTTCCAATTTTGGAGTGATTTTTGTATCAAACAATAAAGGGAAAATTTTCCTTCCATTTCCCTCACCCCCAAACTTTGCTGAGCAAACAATGGAAAAGTACTCTTCCTTTCTCTCCATATTTCTTTATCCAAACAGCTGTTAGCCTTTCATCAATAAGAGGATGACTGACTAAAGAGTAAAAAAACCAACCAAGAGTCTAAGTTGTTGACGCACACTTTACGGATTTATTTTACGCATGCACGTCTACACACACATTGACacgggggggaggggggggggggggggggttgcaCGCATGTATTCATTATTGTGCATATAGATGTGTAtcaatatgtgtgtgtgtgtgtacgTGTGGGGAAGATTGAGAGAGTATTTATGAGTAACTATGCAAGAATTCCAAAGGTAACTCTAGTTATAAAGAACATTACCAGATTGTAAGATCTCTCTCTCTAGCTGGGCAGACAAGCTCTGCAATAAAATCACAAAATCCTTGAAGAgtttattataataaatttctaCAAAGATATTCTACTCTTAATTTTGAGAGAGGGGGAAGGGTTCTTTATGATAACAGTCTGATTTATATTCTCTTTAAAACATCAGAAACCATTTGAACATAATATTTGCTGCGCATTCAAAAACCAAAGTTTTCTGGCCTCCATTGTAGGCATTATATCCCATCAGCTCTTAAGGGGGTGTGATTGGATCTTCAAcagttttacaaagaattaaggGGAGGAGTAATATGGGCACAGCTAAGTATAGTTTCTTTAAGAAGCTCGATTAAGGGGTGGAGGGAGTGAAGCCACCACTGAATACCCCCTGCCCCAAACCCAGGGACCAAATATTTGGCCCACAGTTAGAATTAAAAATATATGTCCACGAAGTGTCCTCTTGGTCTGAAATAGTAATCTACTGTGTGTTCCATAACAAAGATTAGCAGACACATCTTTTGTAACGGTAGAGAAAAGACCGTATTATACCAAAAGCCCCTAAAAAACCCAGTAAGGTAAGAGCGCATTCCTGAAGTCCTTGTACGAATAAAGGTGGGGTCTCGAGACTCTCGACTGATAAGTTCTAGTATGGTGTCATGGTGGGTAGGATGGTCTCTTCCATCGGAGCTTCACTAACATCAAAGCTTGGAAAACCTTTACCTTGAATTTTATTTCATTGAAAACAATCCAACTATGAAAACTTATTCTTATTGAATAAAAGAACTGTTTAATACTATGAAGatcatttgaatttgaatttttaaCTGACCATTGTGGTGCCATTTGGTTACAGCTCCTATTGATATCGCTGAAAAACATTAAACCAGAACAATTGATTGTAAGTTGAAAAAAAGTACTTACAGATGAAACGCCGAATGCTGCAACAGCATGTAACCGCTCTTCATGAATATCTTCGGTCATTGGTGGTGCATCCTATCAACATTAAGGTAGGTCTAAAAGAAATTAGCAAGACCAGACAAATATCtggaaaaattacaaaaaagatTGAAGAAACAACGGACAGCCCAAAGACAAGTCAGAAAACCTGAGTAAATGGAACATGCATTCTTTGGCATGAGCTCAACAGCGTCATTGATCCTGCACCACCAGCTGAACCTCTTCTAATGCGATCAGATGCCACTTCAAGGGCATTAAGGTCATTCGATGCCTCTTGGGTGTCATCCAAACCATCCTGTCTCTTTCTGCTGCATCCCAAATGTTATGCGGCAATAAAAAGACATGCTTTCAATTTAACATTAAAAACAAGATATCTTGCACAAGCGGAACATGTAACTAGAGGTTTTGACGACGATGGCAAAAGACCAGATtagaaaactaaaacaaaatttccGTCTTTTAATGTAATCCTCCTTTTAACCTTAAAGTTCTCACCACAAAACAAGTGATCCCCAGGATATATAATAGGTTGGTGCACATACAAATTGCTGGTATAATAATTTTCTATCGAGATAGGTTGTACTAGTTCAAAGTTTGGGAGTCAGTGGGAGTCAAAGAAGACATCAAAGTGTAGCTCAACTCCCCAAACATAAATGTGACTTGTGATTCTTAGGGCCCAATGCCTAGCAAAGCATCGATGATGCCAAGTACAGCACTAGTTAACTAGGTGAAATGCCAGTAGAAACTAGAGGTGAAGTCGAAAGGCTCCAAGAAGACTCCCAAGCTTGCGACACTCGTCACATTACCATGACACCAAGGGTTGAAAACACCTTGACACCAAATAGCTCGCTTTTAGGCAATAACTCCCACATGTGAAGCCCTCAAGGACCCACAACCATCAACAGAAACTAGAACAAAGCCTCCTAGATATAGTGAACAGTGACACCCTGCATAAGCATAGACCACAAACTAAAACAACTTGGTAGTAGGAAACTTGGTATACCCCAAAGTTCATTTTTATAAGACGCTTTAGAAAGCTGATTTCAAGAATCAAGAAAATTTTAATGGAAAAGTACACATATGTTTACTTTTCCTTGGTGCCTACAATGGAAACACTGCCAAGTTCAAAAGAATCATACTTCGCCAGACACATCCCAAAAGTCCTCCCTTACACCTAACTCATGTACAATGTTACATAATACTCCAGTAGTCCAGTCCCCCGCGAACTGTGTATTGGGAACGCGTGTACTGGTACTATTGAACAATTTTGGGATACTTTAACTGTTTAACATAATTAGGTAGCGAATTGCGCTCCGTGTACCATTCCACGTATTAAAGCGCACCGTGAATTAGAAAACACTCTTCATGTACCTTACCTGAGTACaagacccccccccccccccccccacctccTTAATTTCCCGCAGGCTTTTTTCTTTAGAGAGTAGGAGTAAAATTTCCCCACAGAGTATGTAGGATCATCCTAATAAGTAGTTCATGACATCAATCTTATAGCGAGTGAAAGGCTGTTCAAGGAGTTCCCTCATAAACTTACAGTGAGGCAAAAGCAACAACACGCCTAGAGAACAACCAAAAAACAATTTCGTAGAGTTTCTCTTGCTAACCTGTGAGTTCCCACATGTAAATTTTCAGTGGGACCCGGCTTGGACAAAAAATCTTCCTACAGTTCCATTGAAATAAGTATGTCAACAAACATAGAACATTAACAGGAAAACTCAAGAGGTGCAAAGATACAACATAACCACCTCGATGTGGCTAGGAACATCATCTTTGCCTTCTGTAGCATCAAAAAACTCTGCATTTGCTTCACGTTTCTTTTCAATACACATGGCAAGCTGGGTGATACATGCATAAAATGTTTATTAAAAGCTGTCaacatcttttatttatttattaaaatgcaTATGAAGACTGCATATAAAGACTCCTAACAAATTCCACAAAATCTAATTCCTGAGAAGCTTACCATCTGTAATTTCTGATGAACCAAGCAAGAGGAGAGATCA
This Spinacia oleracea cultivar Varoflay chromosome 6, BTI_SOV_V1, whole genome shotgun sequence DNA region includes the following protein-coding sequences:
- the LOC110791070 gene encoding uncharacterized protein isoform X3, which produces MTSMMNCSSEDDEAEVDELERFDDFTLASSWERFISEIEAVCRRWMADGPKNLLEKGAVLVGTSKNLYKAKCELKHDKKSYSMEYYFREKHTGKVTNWDSTWHHLQLAFGVTEFLIIAPQSASGVVLNPPESSKLLSAVAIAMSNCCCSLWPAFVPVHDPSRKAHIGIQNMGTVFTRRFESDCIRSQVPVKLMHLEGLYELFVSKFAFSTVDFSTHLYKVQFTMKLTYRTIPCDDDDYMHEAEGENIESSAGAKGELHPRSQWDDDCPWSEWYSAEDPVKGFELVTIWSDRTIESSLEMAEIENSSPHEAKMWLLLPTILENLNHSQKVKTVGFASQLSLLVVALEMSFEAQFLEDFVSDSNAEKLRSSASIPPPTVVARVLKELFHEGVEALDFSKGDNKSSRAIKGAPSESLFAQFCLQSLWLGNCNIRAIAMLWIEFVREVRWCWEESQPLPRIPVNDTIDLSSCLVHQKLQMLAMCIEKKREANAEFFDATEGKDDVPSHIEEDFLSKPGPTENLHVGTHSRKRQDGLDDTQEASNDLNALEVASDRIRRGSAGGAGSMTLLSSCQRMHVPFTQDAPPMTEDIHEERLHAVAAFGVSSSLSAQLEREILQSDMSAFKAANPDAVFEDFIRWHSPGDWVSEGSDEKESGTRLSGDWPPRGRLSKRMSDHGNFWRKLWNDAPALAAYEQKSLLDPNREGEKILHYLETLRPHQLLEQMICTAFRASADTLNQASFGDLNQMKSKLDQFYLTMASMLRPLQANQLSQDSDIFEDLKRTCVIFEHVERLTILAVSLHRKFILAPRLFQAIFNDYYNFYLPRLGNSGVEVDFHKEFDQRQQVWIDERNVVADLFIPPTSNQSWRKVLSMGNLLNGHEPVLREIIFTMRDDVSDHHYSTHNSMGPQQEIETYRMYIEGTSNDLGVSLSVVSCD
- the LOC110791070 gene encoding uncharacterized protein isoform X1 is translated as MTSMMNCSSEDDEAEVDELERFDDFTLASSWERFISEIEAVCRRWMADGPKNLLEKGAVLVGTSKNLYKAKCELKHDKKSYSMEYYFREKHTGKVTNWDSTWHHLQLAFGVTEFLIIAPQSASGVVLNPPESSKLLSAVAIAMSNCCCSLWPAFVPVHDPSRKAHIGIQNMGTVFTRRFESDCIRSQVPVKLMHLEGLYELFVSKFAFSTVDFSTHLYKVQFTMKLTYRTIPCDDDDYMHEAEGENIESSAGAKGELHPRSQWDDDCPWSEWYSAEDPVKGFELVTIWSDRTIESSLEMAEIENSSPHEAKMWLLLPTILENLNHSQKVKTVGFASQLSLLVVALEMSFEAQFLEDFVSVDSNAEKLRSSASIPPPTVVARVLKELFHEGVEALDFSKGDNKSSRAIKGAPSESLFAQFCLQSLWLGNCNIRAIAMLWIEFVREVRWCWEESQPLPRIPVNDTIDLSSCLVHQKLQMLAMCIEKKREANAEFFDATEGKDDVPSHIEEDFLSKPGPTENLHVGTHSRKRQDGLDDTQEASNDLNALEVASDRIRRGSAGGAGSMTLLSSCQRMHVPFTQDAPPMTEDIHEERLHAVAAFGVSSSLSAQLEREILQSDMSAFKAANPDAVFEDFIRWHSPGDWVSEGSDEKESGTRLSGDWPPRGRLSKRMSDHGNFWRKLWNDAPALAAYEQKSLLDPNREGEKILHYLETLRPHQLLEQMICTAFRASADTLNQASFGDLNQMKSKLDQFYLTMASMLRPLQANQLSQDSDIFEDLKRTCVIFEHVERLTILAVSLHRKFILAPRLFQAIFNDYYNFYLPRLGNSGVEVDFHKEFDQRQQVWIDERNVVADLFIPPTSNQSWRKVLSMGNLLNGHEPVLREIIFTMRDDVSDHHYSTHNSMGPQQEIETYRMYIEGTSNDLGVSLSVVSCD
- the LOC110791070 gene encoding uncharacterized protein isoform X2 yields the protein MTSMMNCSSEDDEAEVDELERFDDFTLASSWERFISEIEAVCRRWMADGPKNLLEKGAVLVGTSKNLYKAKCELKHDKKSYSMEYYFREKHTGKVTNWDSTWHHLQLAFGVTEFLIIAPQSASGVVLNPPESSKLLSAVAIAMSNCCCSLWPAFVPVHDPSRKAHIGIQNMGTVFTRRFESDCIRSQVPVKLMHLEGLYELFVSKFAFSTVDFSTHLYKVQFTMKLTYRTIPCDDDDYMHEAEGENIESSAGAKGELHPRSQWDDDCPWSEWYSAEDPVKGFELVTIWSDRTIESSLEMAEIENSSPHEAKMWLLLPTILENLNHSQKVKTVGFASQLSLLVVALEMSFEAQFLEDFVSVDSNAEKLRSSASIPPPTVVARVLKELFHEGVEALDFSKGDNKSSRAIKGAPSESLFAQFCLQSLWLGNCNIRAIAMLWIEFVREVRWCWEESQPLPRIPVNDTIDLSSCLVHQKLQMLAMCIEKKREANAEFFDATEGKDDVPSHIEEDFLSKPGPTENLHVGTHRKRQDGLDDTQEASNDLNALEVASDRIRRGSAGGAGSMTLLSSCQRMHVPFTQDAPPMTEDIHEERLHAVAAFGVSSSLSAQLEREILQSDMSAFKAANPDAVFEDFIRWHSPGDWVSEGSDEKESGTRLSGDWPPRGRLSKRMSDHGNFWRKLWNDAPALAAYEQKSLLDPNREGEKILHYLETLRPHQLLEQMICTAFRASADTLNQASFGDLNQMKSKLDQFYLTMASMLRPLQANQLSQDSDIFEDLKRTCVIFEHVERLTILAVSLHRKFILAPRLFQAIFNDYYNFYLPRLGNSGVEVDFHKEFDQRQQVWIDERNVVADLFIPPTSNQSWRKVLSMGNLLNGHEPVLREIIFTMRDDVSDHHYSTHNSMGPQQEIETYRMYIEGTSNDLGVSLSVVSCD